A genomic segment from Marinobacter subterrani encodes:
- a CDS encoding molybdopterin-dependent oxidoreductase: MDNGTHYRTCHLCEAMCGVAIEMKDGRIASIKGDEEDPLSRGHICPKAVALQDLHEDPDRLKKPIRKTDSGWQEMDWDEAFDFVADRLHKTRQDHGRNSIGVYLGNPNVHNHGSLVATMPFLRAIGSQNRFSATSNDQLPHMLASLEMFGHQVLFPIPDIDHTELFICIGANPMASNGSLMTVPDFRGRLKALKQRGGKMIVVDPRRTETAKLADEFHFIRPGGDALLLMAMVHTLFEEGLVDPGPAERLVKDVDLLRLAALAFTPEAVSAHTGIAADDIRALARRLATTRKAALYTRMGTSTQTFGGVATWLAYCLNILTGKLDLPGGVLFSQPAIDLVELGAMSGQQGHFGTRHSRVKGLPEFAGEYPASTMADEMLTPGEGQIRAFVTVAGNPVLSSPNGRRLEEALGGLDFIVSVDYYLNETTRHADIILPPTAALERSHYDLIFSMFAVRNVAKYSEALFAASPDTRHDWQILLELAHRLEKQRKGGRLPLRTELGWRAFKQLGPDPILDLLLRSGPYGADAGRARGLLQPAVDLVIDLLPKRHPLRGLARLSPLNRQWQELPKGLSLNALKEYPSGVDLGPLRPSLPDRLFTRDGRINLAPRRYLDDLGRLHDFLATPADTHLHLIGRRHVRSNNSWMHNSQRLVKGRDRCTLMIHPRDASRLGLQAADSAAVSADDRQIVLPVEITEDIMPGVVSIPHGWGHDREGTRQSVAAAHAGASINDVLSDGVIDPLSGTSVLNGQPVTVKVWRPERQRKRA, encoded by the coding sequence ATGGACAACGGCACCCACTATCGAACCTGTCACCTTTGCGAAGCCATGTGCGGTGTCGCAATCGAAATGAAAGATGGCCGGATTGCTTCCATCAAGGGCGATGAGGAGGATCCGCTGAGTCGCGGACACATCTGCCCGAAGGCAGTGGCCCTGCAGGACCTCCACGAAGACCCGGATCGTCTGAAAAAGCCAATCCGCAAAACCGACAGCGGCTGGCAGGAGATGGATTGGGACGAAGCCTTTGACTTTGTAGCGGACAGACTCCACAAGACCCGTCAGGACCACGGCCGCAATAGTATCGGCGTGTACCTGGGCAATCCGAACGTGCACAACCACGGTTCCCTGGTTGCCACCATGCCTTTCCTGAGGGCCATCGGCAGTCAGAATCGGTTCTCGGCCACCTCCAACGATCAGCTTCCCCACATGCTGGCCAGCCTGGAGATGTTCGGGCACCAGGTTCTTTTTCCGATTCCGGATATCGACCATACGGAGCTGTTTATCTGCATCGGTGCCAATCCCATGGCCTCCAACGGCAGCCTGATGACCGTCCCGGATTTCCGCGGACGACTGAAAGCCCTGAAACAGCGCGGCGGCAAAATGATCGTGGTCGATCCACGCCGGACCGAAACCGCAAAACTGGCCGACGAGTTTCACTTTATCCGGCCCGGTGGCGATGCCCTGCTGCTGATGGCCATGGTGCACACCTTATTCGAGGAAGGCCTGGTCGATCCCGGACCGGCAGAAAGGCTGGTGAAAGACGTAGACCTTCTGCGCCTGGCCGCCCTCGCCTTCACTCCCGAAGCCGTCAGCGCACACACCGGCATCGCCGCGGACGACATCCGGGCACTGGCCCGGCGGCTCGCTACCACCCGGAAAGCCGCACTGTATACTCGCATGGGCACCAGTACCCAGACCTTTGGTGGCGTTGCCACATGGCTGGCCTACTGTCTCAACATCCTGACCGGCAAGCTGGACCTGCCGGGCGGCGTGCTGTTTTCCCAGCCGGCCATCGATCTGGTGGAGCTGGGCGCCATGTCCGGCCAGCAAGGCCATTTTGGCACGCGCCACAGCCGCGTGAAGGGACTGCCGGAATTTGCCGGCGAATACCCCGCCAGCACCATGGCCGATGAAATGCTCACCCCCGGTGAAGGGCAAATCCGGGCATTTGTGACCGTTGCCGGCAACCCGGTTCTGTCCAGCCCCAACGGGCGGCGTCTCGAAGAAGCACTGGGCGGGCTAGATTTCATAGTCTCGGTAGATTACTACCTGAATGAAACGACCCGACACGCCGATATCATTCTGCCACCGACGGCCGCCCTGGAGCGCAGTCATTACGACCTGATTTTCAGCATGTTCGCAGTGCGCAATGTCGCCAAGTACAGCGAAGCGCTGTTTGCTGCCAGCCCCGATACCCGCCACGACTGGCAGATTCTGCTGGAGTTGGCGCACCGTCTGGAGAAACAACGGAAAGGCGGGCGGCTGCCACTGCGCACGGAGCTGGGCTGGCGCGCGTTCAAACAGCTCGGGCCAGACCCCATTCTCGATCTGCTGTTGCGATCCGGCCCATACGGCGCCGATGCCGGGCGTGCCCGAGGCTTGTTACAGCCGGCGGTTGATCTGGTGATCGACCTTCTGCCCAAGCGCCACCCGCTTCGCGGACTGGCCAGGCTCAGCCCCCTGAACCGTCAGTGGCAGGAACTGCCCAAAGGGCTTTCCCTGAACGCCCTGAAGGAATATCCGAGCGGTGTCGATCTCGGGCCACTCAGGCCCTCTCTGCCAGACCGCCTGTTTACCCGCGATGGCCGGATCAACCTTGCACCAAGGCGCTATCTGGACGACCTTGGGCGATTGCACGATTTTCTGGCAACGCCCGCGGATACCCACCTGCACCTGATCGGCAGGCGCCACGTCCGCAGCAACAACTCCTGGATGCACAACAGCCAACGGCTGGTAAAAGGCAGGGATCGCTGTACCCTGATGATTCACCCCAGAGATGCGAGCCGTCTGGGGTTGCAGGCGGCCGATTCGGCGGCAGTCAGCGCCGACGACCGGCAGATTGTCCTGCCGGTGGAAATCACGGAAGACATCATGCCCGGGGTGGTTTCCATTCCCCATGGCTGGGGGCACGACCGGGAAGGCACCCGCCAGTCAGTGGCGGCAGCCCATGCCGGAGCCAGTATCAATGATGTGCTCAGCGACGGCGTTATTGATCCACTGTCCGGAACCTCCGTATTGAATGGTCAACCCGTTACTGTCAAAGTCTGGCGCCCCGAGCGACAACGTAAACGGGCCTGA
- a CDS encoding Ig-like domain-containing protein, with product MKYTKTLALIPAILLAACGGDKQTMKPDLATGSVVYSYPTDGQTGVSPKSDIVIRFSNPVAETEANLQSKILVNDGSNTIAFTATKVDGGRSVKLTPNTPLSLGAEYSVSFSEPLTASGATDIGTPNANGPEGIQFHTRGGYTGISALDSLSSDFSVANMVPSPTGLLRAMDFSTFRLLLTQPVNPRWKEMGGNIVLEDDQGNAVPASVFVDERRVTVDPCLTEDPAQCGTKDDQLKSGATYTLKIQDLPSLTSPGTTLNFSQDFTVRETGPTVVVYQEVVDSGLGDGASEEQATKSILNGQPINGVTLNSVLQGTAGPSQQTGGLYAELAYAPSFDADEALPLRVPKNSILNSTSLEVKINGRVPVINPETNQIQQTGNIKVTMLSDASGYLLPNAYTDDINAPRHVRLFMDVAMNTEEAQPNASLSQNLLGVELDGIALVKDGVLNIDAIGVVEPNLLGQEYTDSTIAFHLEAKTDADSVLDAAELWKPDTTSPSLVSWMPGPDSAIPGNRDQMQRPGDPVILNFDEPIDAETVAEGIVLDEGGTALTVGGGNLRAYVDGTAVVINPVGGLKHGVPYTVQISSQLTDMAGNPATSQALPFALPAIKNGSGLAARSPFALTTYPGYPCVTENQDLLNGSHGTCVDAAPAGLSDSLVRDQLPVTTLPENRPIVVKFSQSMDLSTINNDTFVVEAVADAASPAAIGSEARVEGRLELNNQQIRFYPDTPWQPGQMYRYTMRSATNGDCSTGGYICSGEQLPLDTDLLLGQANDGGPDLTIYFTGTDRVNSVFTPLRNLPIRDTNSNYVVDCGTAGGTDCLEPFNHDSDGSGGYKPSANTAKLLVTGETATVLGAPADAVVGCSKSGADYPCPEKKFIYQTYGLNTEVIGPAKDDSGNIIGVRVLLYPTMLMTTNASVFLQGLGEQRTGPQILRMTYGAPTPDNPLGLVEGVIKEGPDGRPIFSTTADLTLDAPDLTVPLSGLLRHNLYSYPFSLELEGLITFFDDGRMQIEQRNTNNPKLDVLVTTDSALINTGADLLTCVISLFSECGSLLSGTDSNSGAVKIPLEIPSQGVYLNFISNPMKELPARP from the coding sequence ATGAAGTACACCAAGACCCTGGCACTCATCCCCGCCATTTTGCTTGCTGCCTGTGGCGGTGACAAACAGACCATGAAACCGGACCTGGCCACGGGTTCGGTTGTCTATTCCTACCCGACGGACGGACAAACGGGAGTCAGCCCGAAATCCGACATTGTCATACGTTTTTCCAACCCGGTAGCGGAAACCGAAGCCAACCTGCAAAGCAAGATCCTGGTTAATGATGGCTCGAACACTATTGCTTTCACCGCAACCAAGGTTGATGGTGGACGCAGTGTCAAACTGACGCCGAACACGCCTCTGTCACTGGGCGCCGAATACTCTGTCTCCTTCTCGGAGCCCTTGACCGCCAGTGGCGCTACCGACATCGGTACACCCAACGCCAACGGTCCAGAAGGCATCCAGTTCCATACCCGAGGCGGCTACACCGGTATCAGTGCGCTGGATAGCCTTTCCAGCGATTTTTCAGTCGCCAACATGGTTCCATCTCCGACCGGCCTTCTCCGGGCTATGGATTTCTCGACGTTCCGCCTGCTTCTTACCCAGCCTGTTAACCCGCGCTGGAAAGAGATGGGGGGCAACATTGTCCTGGAAGACGATCAGGGTAATGCGGTCCCGGCCAGCGTATTCGTTGACGAGCGTCGTGTCACCGTCGATCCATGCCTTACCGAGGACCCGGCCCAGTGCGGCACCAAGGACGATCAACTGAAGTCTGGGGCAACTTACACCCTCAAAATCCAGGATCTGCCCAGCCTGACCAGCCCCGGGACCACCCTTAACTTTAGCCAGGACTTCACCGTCCGGGAAACCGGCCCGACCGTCGTGGTGTACCAGGAGGTGGTTGATTCCGGCCTCGGCGATGGCGCCAGTGAGGAACAGGCAACAAAATCCATCCTCAACGGCCAACCAATCAACGGGGTCACGCTCAATTCGGTGCTTCAAGGAACGGCAGGCCCCTCCCAGCAAACCGGCGGCCTTTATGCCGAGCTGGCCTATGCACCCTCCTTTGACGCAGACGAAGCGCTGCCACTTCGGGTGCCGAAAAACAGCATTCTCAACAGCACCAGCCTCGAGGTGAAGATCAATGGCAGGGTTCCGGTGATCAACCCCGAGACCAACCAGATCCAGCAGACCGGCAACATCAAAGTCACCATGCTCTCGGATGCCAGTGGCTATCTGCTACCCAATGCCTATACGGATGATATCAACGCGCCCCGCCACGTCCGGTTGTTCATGGATGTGGCCATGAACACGGAAGAGGCCCAACCCAACGCGTCTCTGTCCCAGAACCTGCTGGGTGTCGAGTTGGATGGCATTGCGTTGGTCAAGGATGGCGTATTGAACATCGACGCCATCGGTGTGGTCGAGCCCAACCTGCTGGGCCAGGAGTACACTGACTCTACCATTGCGTTCCATCTGGAAGCCAAGACCGATGCGGATTCCGTATTGGATGCTGCTGAGCTCTGGAAGCCGGATACCACCAGTCCGTCTCTAGTGAGCTGGATGCCGGGGCCGGACTCTGCCATTCCGGGGAATCGCGATCAGATGCAGCGCCCGGGCGATCCGGTCATTCTGAATTTTGATGAGCCGATTGACGCCGAAACGGTCGCCGAAGGCATCGTCCTTGACGAAGGCGGCACCGCTCTTACGGTTGGTGGTGGCAATCTCAGGGCCTATGTCGATGGTACCGCAGTGGTTATCAACCCGGTTGGCGGACTCAAGCACGGGGTGCCCTACACCGTTCAGATCAGTAGCCAGTTGACGGACATGGCGGGCAATCCGGCGACCAGCCAGGCCCTGCCGTTTGCCTTGCCCGCCATCAAAAACGGATCCGGCCTTGCTGCACGCTCACCTTTCGCACTCACGACTTACCCGGGTTACCCCTGCGTTACGGAGAATCAGGACCTACTGAATGGCAGCCATGGCACCTGTGTCGATGCCGCACCCGCGGGTCTATCTGATAGCCTTGTGCGCGATCAGCTGCCAGTTACGACTTTGCCTGAGAACCGGCCGATCGTGGTCAAATTCTCCCAATCCATGGACCTCTCTACCATCAATAACGACACGTTCGTTGTCGAAGCCGTGGCCGACGCAGCATCGCCTGCTGCCATCGGCTCAGAAGCCCGGGTTGAGGGTCGGCTGGAGCTGAACAACCAGCAGATTCGTTTCTATCCTGACACCCCATGGCAGCCGGGCCAGATGTATCGCTACACCATGCGTTCCGCGACCAATGGGGACTGCTCTACGGGCGGCTATATCTGTTCCGGGGAGCAGCTGCCCCTGGATACTGATTTGCTGCTGGGGCAGGCCAATGATGGCGGGCCGGACCTGACCATCTACTTTACCGGCACTGACCGGGTAAACAGTGTCTTCACGCCCCTGCGCAATCTGCCGATTCGCGACACCAACTCAAATTATGTTGTGGACTGCGGAACAGCCGGCGGTACGGACTGCCTGGAACCGTTTAACCACGATTCAGATGGTTCCGGTGGTTACAAACCGTCTGCCAATACCGCAAAGCTGCTGGTAACTGGCGAGACTGCTACCGTTCTTGGCGCACCGGCAGACGCTGTTGTGGGTTGTTCAAAGTCAGGAGCAGACTACCCCTGCCCCGAGAAAAAGTTCATCTACCAGACTTACGGCCTCAACACCGAAGTGATTGGACCGGCAAAGGATGACTCTGGGAACATCATCGGCGTTAGGGTACTGCTTTATCCAACCATGCTGATGACCACTAACGCCAGCGTGTTTCTTCAAGGCCTGGGAGAGCAACGGACCGGGCCCCAGATCCTTCGCATGACCTATGGCGCCCCCACGCCGGATAATCCGCTCGGACTGGTCGAGGGCGTGATTAAGGAGGGCCCGGACGGCCGTCCGATCTTCTCAACCACTGCCGACCTGACGCTGGATGCTCCGGATCTGACGGTCCCACTTTCAGGCTTGCTTCGGCACAACCTGTACAGCTACCCATTCAGCCTGGAACTGGAGGGGCTGATTACGTTCTTCGACGATGGACGGATGCAAATTGAGCAACGCAACACCAACAATCCCAAGCTAGATGTTCTCGTTACAACTGACAGTGCCCTGATCAATACGGGCGCAGATCTTCTGACGTGCGTGATCAGCTTGTTCTCCGAATGCGGCAGCTTGCTGAGCGGAACCGATTCAAACAGTGGTGCCGTCAAAATACCGCTGGAGATCCCATCCCAGGGCGTCTACCTGAACTTCATCTCTAACCCCATGAAGGAACTCCCCGCACGGCCCTGA
- the aupA gene encoding alkane uptake protein AupA: protein MAFSSRVSTRALSLAIATASVGFSVSANASMGNLGTTYGVMPVDVATAQALSMFNDQVSATYYNPAYLTKDERGELTAGILHAEQELRSANPNANGDVLSNAPSQHVLIGMKTNLGSITRFKHPIYLGFIAGVEKYGKEMLAFDSQTTESGQFLQYGKEPLFLNIGGATPIWRGISAGASVRVTLDATAKLDAVSTLGGETSRERLSVNAEPSLKTILGASIDLGSTFCPESDCFLQGWETALTYRTKSSASTTVDSNIVVTQTIPDPGLSLAVSTIDSFQPETFGIGVQYQGGGWRIGGSVEQQNWSELEKEFADDTIKDQGSVPAASRIEFDDILVPRIGAEYRLSEHFALRTGIAYEESPLKSTRNPEINYLDTDKLVVGLGLSATYNRTRILAYPVRLDIGYQYQQLQERDFTLVDYDGNETSVTADGDVHVISGSITLKF from the coding sequence ATGGCTTTTTCCTCCCGTGTTTCGACAAGGGCCCTGTCTCTTGCAATCGCCACCGCCTCTGTAGGCTTCTCTGTTTCTGCTAATGCCAGCATGGGCAACCTGGGCACCACCTATGGCGTTATGCCAGTGGACGTAGCCACTGCACAGGCCCTGTCCATGTTCAATGATCAGGTTTCCGCCACCTACTACAACCCCGCCTACCTCACCAAAGATGAGCGTGGCGAGCTGACGGCGGGCATCCTGCATGCGGAGCAGGAACTGCGCTCCGCCAACCCGAATGCCAATGGCGATGTGCTGTCGAATGCACCGAGCCAGCATGTGCTGATTGGCATGAAGACCAACCTCGGGTCGATCACACGGTTCAAGCATCCGATTTACCTGGGATTTATTGCCGGTGTGGAAAAATACGGCAAGGAAATGCTGGCATTTGATTCCCAGACGACGGAGAGCGGTCAGTTCCTGCAATATGGCAAGGAGCCTCTGTTCCTCAATATTGGCGGAGCAACGCCGATCTGGCGGGGCATCTCTGCTGGCGCCTCGGTTCGGGTAACACTGGACGCCACCGCGAAGCTGGATGCGGTCTCCACCCTCGGGGGCGAAACCAGCCGCGAGCGACTTTCAGTCAACGCCGAGCCTTCCCTGAAGACCATTCTTGGCGCCAGCATTGATCTCGGCAGCACCTTCTGCCCGGAGAGCGACTGTTTTCTCCAGGGTTGGGAGACGGCCCTGACCTACCGAACCAAATCCTCGGCTTCAACAACGGTTGATTCGAACATCGTTGTGACCCAGACAATTCCAGACCCGGGGCTGAGTCTCGCCGTGTCCACCATTGACTCCTTCCAGCCGGAGACCTTCGGCATAGGCGTTCAGTACCAGGGCGGCGGCTGGCGCATCGGTGGCAGCGTGGAGCAGCAGAACTGGTCGGAGCTGGAAAAGGAATTCGCCGACGACACTATCAAGGATCAGGGTTCGGTTCCGGCCGCCAGCCGCATTGAGTTCGACGACATACTGGTTCCCCGGATCGGCGCGGAATATCGCCTCAGCGAGCATTTCGCCCTGCGTACCGGCATTGCTTATGAGGAGTCACCCCTCAAATCCACCCGCAACCCGGAAATCAACTACCTGGATACCGACAAGCTCGTGGTCGGCCTGGGCCTCAGCGCCACCTACAACCGCACCCGTATTCTGGCCTACCCGGTACGCCTGGATATCGGCTATCAGTACCAACAGCTGCAGGAACGTGATTTCACCCTGGTGGACTATGACGGCAACGAGACCAGCGTGACCGCCGATGGCGATGTCCACGTGATCAGCGGCTCCATTACCCTGAAGTTCTGA
- a CDS encoding choice-of-anchor N protein — MNLKTLAALAIGILGTNTALAIPTLQLDIDGGTYVGGSEESTVTNDPTFDLWALGDTSGVNTAFDYYLSIALLPQTQNIGDVANLGGVTVNGVALSTFAGSAEYGTPPIESVSSGGELGPHDVFDTYYYELMFSFSGDPTIASYDTQDGSAGPAGDELFKHVFQIDASALASGYGLHFDLYTYGETNGNRTAITEFAPFSHDAAYCIGLNCEPVEVSEPSTLALFGIGLMSLVAVRRRLRRA; from the coding sequence ATGAACCTTAAAACGTTGGCGGCTTTGGCAATAGGAATACTGGGCACTAACACTGCGCTGGCAATACCTACGCTACAGCTTGATATTGATGGCGGAACCTATGTCGGTGGTTCAGAGGAAAGTACGGTCACAAACGACCCTACCTTTGATCTCTGGGCACTCGGCGACACTTCCGGTGTCAACACCGCATTTGATTATTATCTGTCGATCGCGCTACTGCCCCAGACCCAGAATATCGGGGATGTTGCGAACCTTGGCGGCGTAACCGTTAATGGCGTAGCCCTTTCAACGTTTGCTGGCAGCGCCGAGTACGGCACGCCACCCATCGAATCTGTTTCCAGCGGTGGAGAGCTGGGCCCACACGATGTTTTCGACACCTATTACTACGAGTTGATGTTCAGTTTTTCAGGCGACCCGACCATTGCTTCATACGATACTCAGGATGGATCTGCCGGCCCGGCCGGGGATGAGCTGTTCAAGCATGTGTTCCAGATCGATGCCTCCGCCCTGGCAAGCGGTTACGGCCTGCATTTCGACCTGTACACCTACGGTGAGACCAACGGTAACAGAACAGCTATTACCGAATTTGCACCTTTCTCTCACGATGCGGCCTATTGCATTGGCTTGAACTGCGAACCGGTCGAAGTCTCAGAGCCGTCAACCCTGGCGCTATTCGGCATCGGCCTGATGAGCCTGGTCGCTGTCCGTCGCCGACTCCGCCGTGCATGA
- a CDS encoding HNH endonuclease: MWISDVESFAAHYSISVRKAQHFQCTGEHLVAHSEGGKPNSSNIVAACKFCNIRRHARKRPEDPVTYALHVQRRLKKGFWNNHLLNLAARPVS, translated from the coding sequence ATGTGGATCTCAGATGTAGAAAGCTTTGCGGCTCATTACTCCATTTCCGTCAGAAAAGCTCAGCACTTCCAATGCACCGGAGAGCACCTTGTTGCGCATAGTGAAGGCGGGAAACCTAATTCATCAAACATCGTTGCTGCCTGCAAATTCTGCAACATAAGGCGGCATGCACGTAAGCGCCCCGAAGATCCAGTAACCTATGCCTTGCACGTTCAGCGACGGCTTAAAAAAGGCTTCTGGAATAATCACTTGCTCAACCTCGCAGCCAGACCTGTTTCTTAG
- a CDS encoding tyrosine-type recombinase/integrase, translating into MDQKQIERLLDEFRASSNPSVYHVARLALATGARWSEAESVKRSAFTSHRVTYSGTKSGKSRSVPLRKDLCEELIEELPFQSCYSAFRSALERAGITLPKGQLTHICRHTFASHFVMNGGHILTLQKVLGHSDLKLTMRYAHLAPDYLNEVTEKGPLA; encoded by the coding sequence CTGGACCAGAAACAAATTGAAAGGCTCCTCGATGAGTTCAGGGCGTCATCCAATCCATCGGTTTACCATGTGGCCCGCTTGGCCCTGGCTACTGGTGCCAGGTGGTCCGAAGCTGAGTCAGTTAAGCGGTCCGCATTCACTTCCCATCGGGTAACTTACTCCGGCACGAAAAGCGGTAAGAGTCGCTCGGTTCCACTCAGGAAGGATCTATGCGAGGAATTGATCGAAGAGCTGCCTTTCCAGTCTTGCTATAGCGCCTTTCGATCGGCGCTTGAGAGAGCCGGCATCACACTGCCGAAAGGCCAGCTGACGCACATCTGCAGGCACACGTTTGCGAGTCACTTCGTGATGAACGGCGGTCATATACTGACATTGCAGAAAGTCCTGGGACATTCCGACCTGAAGCTCACTATGCGGTATGCGCATCTGGCCCCGGATTACTTGAATGAAGTCACCGAGAAAGGACCTCTGGCCTGA
- a CDS encoding DUF6036 family nucleotidyltransferase, which yields MTEIYRDTPMAKAIFEMFDNLADFLEDRGAKPGSCKAYIFGGCALHLHTNARGSSDLDIELEAMERISPNELVLALDEVFFDDPETGPSSIVFDPNFTPTLAPLHEDYQEDAIWLNRNEEDSPIWVYLVQKVDLAVSKLGRYGDQDIDDIHTLFDHGLSIEEFKYRAEEARKYFPGNLNRLTGNITHVIKTYTK from the coding sequence ATGACCGAAATATACAGGGACACGCCGATGGCAAAAGCCATTTTTGAAATGTTCGATAACCTGGCTGACTTCCTGGAAGATCGAGGGGCGAAGCCTGGTAGCTGTAAGGCGTATATTTTCGGCGGGTGTGCTCTCCACCTCCACACTAACGCTCGTGGTAGCAGTGACCTGGATATTGAACTCGAAGCGATGGAGAGGATTTCTCCAAATGAACTGGTCCTTGCCCTAGATGAAGTCTTTTTTGATGATCCGGAAACCGGCCCTTCATCTATCGTATTCGATCCGAATTTCACTCCGACCCTCGCACCGCTACATGAGGATTACCAGGAAGACGCCATTTGGCTTAACCGGAACGAGGAAGACTCACCGATCTGGGTCTACCTGGTTCAAAAAGTGGACCTGGCTGTTTCGAAACTCGGGCGCTATGGAGACCAGGACATCGATGATATACACACGCTGTTTGACCATGGACTCTCCATCGAGGAGTTCAAATACCGTGCCGAGGAGGCCCGTAAGTACTTTCCCGGCAACCTCAACAGATTGACAGGGAATATCACCCACGTTATAAAAACGTATACAAAGTGA
- the rpoD gene encoding RNA polymerase sigma factor RpoD — protein sequence MSGNSQKSRLKDLIARGKEQGYLTYAEVNDHLPEDIADPDQVEDIIRMINDMGIQVTEVAPDADTLLMTDGDSTADEAAAAEAAAALAAVESDAGRTTDPVRMYMREMGTVELLTREGEIVIAKRIEEGIRDVMAAVAHFPGITGTVSQAYERIIENEGRISDVVTGFLDPDDAEPFMGEDTTTDSSDDSDSSSDDDDDSSNNEEETDNGPDPEETRLRFELLNEKLEIANKALAKHGRADKRTQQALNELGQVFAPFKLANKAFDELVNVVRSTNDLVRENERAIMQICVRDCKMPRKDFIKSFPGNEVNLDWADKIAKSKKAYAAPMAERIDEIVRLQKRIQNVQTEVDLDVADIKEINRRVSIGEAKARRAKKEMVEANLRLVISIAKKYTNRGLQFLDLIQEGNIGLMKAVDKFEYRRGYKFSTYATWWIRQAITRSIADQARTIRIPVHMIETINKLNRISRQMLQEMGREPTPEELGERMEMPEDKIRKVLKIAKEPISMETPIGDDEDSHLGDFIEDIQALSPVDSATAEGLREATRSVLAGLTARESKVLRMRFGIEMNTDHTLEEVGKQFDVTRERIRQIEAKALRKLRHPSRSDHLRGFIDDQGNG from the coding sequence ATGTCAGGCAATTCGCAAAAATCACGTTTGAAAGACCTCATTGCAAGAGGCAAGGAACAAGGCTACCTGACTTACGCCGAGGTGAACGACCACCTCCCGGAAGACATCGCTGACCCGGATCAGGTCGAAGACATCATCCGAATGATCAACGACATGGGCATTCAGGTGACCGAGGTTGCACCGGACGCAGACACGCTCCTGATGACCGATGGCGATTCCACAGCCGACGAAGCCGCCGCCGCCGAAGCCGCCGCTGCCCTCGCTGCCGTGGAATCCGACGCCGGCCGCACCACAGACCCGGTTCGCATGTACATGCGCGAAATGGGCACCGTGGAACTGCTGACCCGTGAAGGCGAAATTGTCATTGCCAAGCGTATCGAGGAAGGCATCCGCGACGTCATGGCCGCCGTTGCCCATTTCCCCGGCATCACCGGCACCGTGAGCCAGGCCTACGAGCGTATTATCGAGAACGAAGGCCGCATCAGCGACGTGGTTACCGGTTTTCTGGACCCGGACGATGCCGAGCCGTTCATGGGCGAAGACACCACCACCGACAGCTCTGACGATTCCGACTCGTCCTCCGACGATGACGACGATTCCTCAAACAACGAGGAAGAAACCGACAACGGGCCGGATCCGGAAGAAACTCGTCTGCGGTTTGAACTGCTCAACGAAAAGCTGGAAATCGCCAACAAGGCACTGGCCAAACACGGCCGCGCCGACAAGCGAACCCAGCAGGCCCTGAACGAACTGGGCCAGGTATTTGCGCCGTTCAAGCTTGCCAACAAGGCATTCGATGAACTGGTCAACGTGGTTCGCTCCACCAACGATCTGGTGCGTGAGAACGAGCGGGCGATCATGCAGATTTGCGTGCGCGACTGCAAAATGCCCCGCAAGGATTTCATCAAGTCCTTCCCGGGTAACGAAGTCAACCTCGACTGGGCGGACAAGATTGCCAAGAGCAAAAAGGCCTACGCCGCGCCCATGGCCGAGCGTATTGATGAAATCGTGCGCCTGCAGAAGCGGATCCAGAACGTTCAGACCGAAGTGGATCTGGACGTTGCCGATATCAAGGAAATCAACCGTCGCGTCTCCATCGGCGAAGCCAAGGCCCGTCGTGCCAAGAAAGAGATGGTTGAGGCCAACCTGCGCCTGGTTATTTCCATTGCCAAGAAGTACACCAACCGCGGCCTTCAGTTCCTGGACCTGATCCAGGAGGGCAACATCGGCCTGATGAAGGCCGTGGACAAGTTCGAGTACCGCCGTGGCTACAAGTTCTCCACCTATGCAACCTGGTGGATTCGTCAGGCCATCACCCGCTCTATCGCGGACCAGGCTCGCACCATCCGTATTCCGGTGCACATGATCGAGACCATCAACAAGCTCAACCGAATCTCCCGCCAGATGCTGCAGGAGATGGGCCGCGAGCCCACGCCGGAAGAGCTCGGCGAGCGCATGGAAATGCCTGAGGACAAGATCCGCAAGGTACTGAAAATCGCCAAAGAGCCGATCTCCATGGAAACCCCGATCGGCGACGATGAAGACAGCCATCTGGGTGACTTCATCGAAGATATCCAGGCTCTGTCCCCGGTGGATTCCGCCACCGCCGAAGGCCTGCGCGAAGCCACCCGCTCGGTACTGGCCGGCCTCACCGCCCGCGAGTCCAAGGTGCTTCGGATGCGCTTCGGTATCGAGATGAACACCGACCACACCCTGGAAGAAGTCGGCAAACAGTTCGACGTAACCCGGGAGCGGATCCGTCAGATCGAAGCCAAGGCCCTGCGCAAACTGCGCCACCCTTCCCGCTCCGATCACCTGCGCGGCTTTATTGACGACCAGGGCAACGGATAA